One genomic segment of Acidihalobacter prosperus includes these proteins:
- a CDS encoding putative bifunctional diguanylate cyclase/phosphodiesterase codes for MLAGVSLWAWQQTRSEMLSNLRVVAQFVSDNAQAVFDELGNDLPYLSRQLRREQGDLAAHYALLKTYQDFHPSVASMALFAPDGKMLLNTDRPFGSRLPDPRDNPSFGASLRATLDASGPWIGLTQFGLVLGAWRIPVRYVVRQPDGEPIYIIQAAVLLKHITSAWAHMTLPTDTAIGLIRTDGYHIARLPTSDPQRIYSTRMTGALIQQLNRHPEAKIGAYQGKVQTDGTRRLGIYVHLSRFPAVAYASLSSHQIVLDWGRRITPFVTLGVLSIVGFLGLAYLLIAREQRHATELSVQSRRQVLTGLPNRIGAQEWIESELNRGCITLSVLQIDLLNFKDINTALGTEAGDRVLQEIARRLRMHAERLNGFVSHLDADEFLLGLPGSGLINAHAAAQAIRRTVNSPYEIEGRTLRLQASIGIACIPDDAHSAAGLLRAVDAALHAAKRGQSGVSFYDPQAGRLSDARVSFQHAVERALEHDEFRLYYQPIIDLASGRIVGAEGLIRWHDPERGLLPPSEFIPLAETTGWIAPLGEWVFRRACSDAKAWQRIGLDLRISVNLSASQFNSPELIEQLQTELDVAELAARHIELEVTETAVMDDVLHSAEIMRKLSALGLRLAIDDFGTGYSSLAYLRKLPAQTIKIDQSFIRDIDNDPEDLEIVKAIVALAHVLGRHTLAEGIETEAQYQLLKELGVDLGQGYWFSPPLPEPKFLERALGWQHQPDSAISGD; via the coding sequence ATGCTGGCCGGCGTCAGCCTGTGGGCGTGGCAGCAGACCCGTTCGGAAATGCTCAGCAACCTGCGCGTGGTCGCGCAGTTCGTGTCCGACAACGCCCAGGCCGTCTTCGACGAACTGGGCAACGACCTCCCTTATCTGAGCCGGCAGTTGCGACGGGAACAGGGCGATCTCGCCGCTCATTACGCCCTGCTCAAGACCTACCAGGACTTTCACCCCAGCGTCGCCAGCATGGCCCTGTTCGCCCCGGACGGCAAAATGCTGCTCAACACGGACCGCCCCTTCGGCAGCCGCCTACCCGACCCGCGCGACAATCCCTCATTCGGCGCCAGTCTGCGAGCCACGCTGGACGCGAGCGGCCCCTGGATCGGCCTGACCCAGTTCGGGCTGGTCCTCGGCGCCTGGCGCATACCCGTGCGCTACGTGGTCCGCCAGCCTGACGGCGAACCCATCTACATCATCCAGGCCGCGGTACTGCTCAAGCACATCACCTCGGCCTGGGCCCACATGACCCTGCCGACGGACACTGCCATCGGTCTGATCCGCACGGACGGCTACCATATCGCCCGCCTGCCCACCTCGGATCCGCAACGCATCTACAGTACGCGCATGACGGGTGCGCTCATCCAGCAGCTCAACCGCCACCCGGAAGCCAAGATCGGCGCCTACCAGGGCAAGGTACAGACCGACGGCACGCGACGCCTGGGCATCTACGTACACCTTTCGCGCTTCCCGGCCGTGGCTTACGCGAGTCTTTCATCCCATCAGATCGTGCTCGACTGGGGCCGGCGCATCACGCCTTTCGTCACGCTCGGCGTGCTTAGCATCGTCGGTTTCCTCGGCCTCGCCTATCTGCTGATCGCACGCGAGCAGCGGCACGCCACCGAACTGAGCGTACAGTCGCGCCGGCAGGTGCTCACCGGGCTTCCCAACCGGATCGGTGCCCAGGAATGGATCGAGTCCGAGCTCAACCGCGGCTGCATCACCCTGAGCGTGCTGCAGATCGACCTGCTCAATTTCAAGGACATCAACACGGCGCTGGGTACCGAAGCGGGCGACCGCGTACTGCAGGAAATCGCACGTCGCCTGCGCATGCACGCCGAACGCCTCAACGGCTTCGTCTCGCACCTCGATGCCGACGAGTTCCTGCTCGGCCTGCCCGGCTCCGGCCTGATCAACGCCCATGCGGCCGCACAAGCCATCCGCCGGACCGTCAACTCGCCCTATGAAATCGAGGGACGCACGCTGCGCCTGCAGGCCAGCATCGGCATTGCCTGCATTCCCGACGACGCCCACAGCGCGGCCGGCCTGCTGCGCGCGGTGGATGCGGCACTGCACGCGGCCAAGCGTGGGCAATCGGGCGTCTCCTTCTACGACCCCCAGGCCGGCCGCCTCAGCGATGCCCGGGTCAGCTTCCAGCATGCGGTCGAGCGCGCACTGGAGCACGATGAATTCAGGCTCTACTATCAACCGATCATCGACCTCGCCAGCGGCCGGATCGTCGGCGCCGAAGGCCTGATACGCTGGCACGACCCCGAGCGCGGCCTGCTGCCGCCGAGCGAATTCATCCCCCTCGCGGAAACCACCGGCTGGATCGCCCCGCTGGGGGAATGGGTATTCCGGCGCGCATGCTCCGACGCCAAGGCCTGGCAACGGATCGGCCTCGACCTGCGTATTTCGGTCAACCTGAGCGCCTCGCAGTTCAACAGCCCCGAACTGATCGAACAGTTGCAAACCGAGCTCGATGTCGCGGAACTCGCCGCCCGGCACATCGAGCTCGAAGTCACCGAGACCGCGGTCATGGACGACGTGCTGCACAGCGCCGAAATCATGCGCAAACTCAGCGCACTCGGCCTGCGCCTGGCGATCGATGACTTCGGGACCGGCTACTCCTCGCTCGCCTACCTGCGCAAGCTTCCGGCCCAGACCATCAAGATCGACCAGAGCTTCATCCGAGACATCGACAACGACCCCGAGGACCTGGAAATCGTGAAGGCCATTGTGGCCCTGGCGCACGTGCTGGGCCGCCACACGCTCGCCGAAGGCATCGAAACAGAGGCCCAGTACCAGTTGCTCAAGGAGCTGGGCGTCGACCTCGGACAGGGGTACTGGTTCAGCCCGCCCCTCCCGGAACCGAAATTCCTGGAACGCGCGCTCGGCTGGCAACATCAGCCCGACAGCGCGATCAGCGGCGACTAG
- a CDS encoding DUF302 domain-containing protein — MKRISALALTLCLFMLAESAAQAQGNGIVTLRSHHSVAVTLDRLEQALKAKHMTIFARIDHAKGAHGVGLALRPTELLIFGNPKIGTRLMECNQIAGLDLPLKALAWQDAKGQVWLSYNSPEYIAKRDRLGRCGRQAVNIMRKALHGFARAATH; from the coding sequence ATGAAACGCATCAGCGCCCTTGCACTGACCCTCTGCCTATTCATGTTGGCCGAATCCGCCGCGCAGGCACAAGGCAATGGCATCGTGACCCTGCGCAGCCATCATAGCGTCGCCGTAACCCTCGACCGGCTCGAACAGGCGCTCAAGGCCAAGCACATGACCATATTTGCGCGAATCGATCATGCCAAGGGCGCGCACGGCGTAGGCCTAGCCTTGCGCCCGACCGAGCTGCTCATCTTCGGCAACCCCAAGATCGGCACCCGACTGATGGAATGCAATCAGATCGCGGGCCTCGATCTGCCGCTCAAGGCGCTCGCCTGGCAGGACGCCAAGGGTCAGGTATGGCTAAGCTACAACAGTCCTGAATATATCGCCAAACGCGACCGGCTGGGCCGATGCGGCAGACAGGCGGTCAACATCATGCGCAAGGCCTTGCATGGCTTCGCACGGGCCGCAACCCACTGA